The Candidatus Methylomirabilota bacterium genome window below encodes:
- a CDS encoding proline dehydrogenase family protein: protein MAWAVTTAARMEAAERAIGLAAALLAEARAGQTAEERARAERLARLMDDPRGKELTIALTDQCFRSRRPERIADQLHYLLERYGAPRFMEWWERIGLTLGALMGQYLPSLVVPPIVARLRHETEALILPAEDEDLRRYLAERRAAGIRLNLNQLGEAILGEAEAARRLHAYLALLARDDVEYISVKISSVSSQIDLTAFRHTVDVVKERLRALYREALRHRYRHPDGRVTPKFVNLDMEEYRDLDITVAAFREVLDEPEFLTLPAGIVLQAYLPESHGVQRALVAWATARCERGGAPIKLRVVKGANLAMERIEADLHGWPQAPYTTKREVDANFKRMIEYGCRREHAAAVHVGIASHNLFDVAYAMVLREAAGVEAWTEFEMLEGMANHQARAVQARAGGLLLYAPVVRAEDFHSAIAYLVRRLDENTAPDNFLRHVFGLEPGSPEWTLERERFLDGVRSCNTTFSDGGVLSTSRNVARRGLTVTTNVVLQDLTPFGNAPDTDWRVAENREGMTRVRADWRERAGEIVPLQIAGEVVAGAGEVEGRDRSRPERVAYRHALADRAQVGRALDAARVAQAAWAARPAAERRGLIDGAAGVLARRRGDLIGAMIVDSAKTVTEADPEVSEAIDFARYYARALGAGDTVDGCRMEPLGVVLVAPPWNFPLSIPAGGVLAALAAGNAVLLKPAPEAVLVGWHLATALWEAGIPRALLQFVPCPDDDVGRGLVTDPRIDGVILTGSVETARRFLEWRPDLRLFAETSGKNAMIVTALADRDQAIRDLVRSAFGHDGQKCSAASLAICEAEVYDDATFRRQLRDAASSLAVGSAWEPASRITPLTQPPGRALTRALTTLDEDEEWLLEPRRLDGEAPLWSPGIKLGVRRGSFFHRTECFGPVLGLMRATDLDDAIILANDQPFGLTSGLQSLDDREVARWLDRIEAGNLYVNRSITGAVVGRQPFGGWKASSVGPGAKAGGPNYVLQLGQWRPHARPSESAPLSPEVEARLARGLDALADEESRAMLRASAASYAAAWRDHFGREHEPIPLLGERNVFRYRACRRIVVRAEIATPAGRLALAQVLVAARTCGVPVEISVAGGRLDSWVGGEDDPTGTIESEAELATRLASATIERLRALTPLTSATRAAAHAASVTVRDGPVLGAGRLELRAYLREQTVSRVVHRYGTVMEPAEGSWPLA from the coding sequence ATGGCGTGGGCGGTGACGACGGCGGCTCGGATGGAGGCGGCGGAGCGGGCGATCGGGCTGGCCGCGGCGCTGCTGGCCGAGGCGCGGGCCGGACAGACCGCCGAGGAGCGGGCGCGCGCCGAGCGCCTCGCGCGGCTCATGGACGACCCACGCGGCAAGGAGCTGACGATCGCGCTCACCGACCAGTGCTTCCGTAGCCGGCGCCCCGAGCGCATCGCCGACCAGCTCCACTACCTGCTCGAGCGTTATGGCGCGCCGCGTTTCATGGAGTGGTGGGAGCGCATCGGCCTCACGCTCGGCGCGCTCATGGGCCAGTACCTGCCGAGCCTCGTGGTGCCGCCGATCGTGGCGCGGCTCCGCCACGAGACCGAGGCGCTGATCCTGCCCGCCGAGGACGAGGACCTGCGCCGCTACCTGGCCGAGCGGCGCGCCGCGGGCATCCGGCTCAACTTGAACCAGCTGGGCGAGGCGATCCTGGGGGAAGCCGAGGCGGCGCGGCGGCTCCACGCCTACCTGGCGCTGCTGGCGCGCGACGACGTCGAGTACATCTCGGTGAAGATCTCGTCGGTGTCGAGCCAGATCGACCTGACCGCGTTCCGGCACACCGTGGACGTGGTGAAGGAGCGGCTGCGCGCGCTGTATCGCGAGGCGCTGCGCCATCGGTATCGGCATCCGGACGGCCGGGTGACGCCCAAGTTCGTCAACCTGGACATGGAGGAGTATCGCGACCTCGACATCACCGTCGCCGCCTTCCGCGAGGTGCTGGACGAGCCCGAGTTCCTGACGCTGCCCGCCGGCATCGTGCTGCAGGCGTATCTGCCCGAGTCGCACGGCGTGCAGCGGGCGCTGGTCGCGTGGGCCACCGCGCGGTGCGAGCGCGGCGGGGCACCCATCAAGCTGCGCGTCGTGAAGGGCGCGAACCTCGCGATGGAGCGCATCGAGGCCGATCTGCACGGCTGGCCGCAGGCGCCCTACACGACGAAGCGGGAGGTCGACGCGAACTTCAAGCGCATGATCGAGTACGGCTGCCGGCGCGAGCATGCCGCCGCGGTCCATGTCGGCATCGCCAGCCACAACCTGTTCGACGTGGCGTACGCCATGGTGCTGCGCGAAGCGGCCGGGGTCGAGGCCTGGACGGAGTTCGAGATGCTCGAGGGCATGGCCAACCACCAGGCGCGCGCGGTGCAGGCGCGGGCCGGCGGCCTGCTGCTCTACGCCCCCGTGGTGCGCGCCGAGGACTTCCACAGCGCCATCGCCTACCTCGTCCGCCGCCTCGACGAGAACACCGCGCCCGACAACTTCCTCCGCCACGTCTTCGGCCTCGAGCCCGGCTCCCCCGAATGGACCCTCGAGCGCGAGCGTTTCCTGGATGGGGTCAGGTCTTGCAATACGACATTTTCGGATGGCGGTGTGCTCTCGACGTCTCGAAATGTCGCGAGGCGAGGCCTGACCGTCACGACAAATGTCGTATTGCAAGACCTGACCCCGTTCGGTAATGCGCCGGATACGGACTGGCGGGTGGCGGAGAATCGCGAGGGGATGACGCGGGTGCGGGCGGACTGGCGGGAGCGGGCGGGGGAGATCGTGCCGCTACAGATTGCGGGTGAGGTGGTCGCGGGCGCGGGTGAGGTCGAAGGGCGCGATCGATCGCGGCCGGAGCGCGTGGCCTACCGGCACGCGCTGGCGGATCGGGCGCAGGTGGGACGCGCGCTCGATGCCGCGCGGGTGGCGCAGGCGGCGTGGGCGGCCCGGCCGGCCGCGGAGCGGCGCGGCCTGATCGACGGCGCCGCGGGCGTGCTGGCCCGGCGGCGGGGCGACCTCATCGGCGCGATGATCGTCGACTCGGCCAAGACGGTGACCGAGGCGGATCCCGAGGTCTCCGAGGCGATCGACTTCGCCCGCTACTACGCGCGCGCGCTCGGCGCGGGGGACACGGTGGACGGCTGCCGGATGGAGCCGCTCGGCGTGGTCCTGGTCGCGCCGCCGTGGAACTTCCCGCTCTCGATCCCGGCCGGCGGCGTGCTGGCCGCCCTGGCCGCCGGCAACGCGGTGCTACTCAAGCCCGCGCCCGAGGCGGTGCTGGTCGGCTGGCACCTCGCGACCGCGCTGTGGGAGGCCGGCATCCCGCGCGCGCTGCTGCAGTTCGTGCCGTGTCCCGACGACGACGTGGGCCGCGGCCTGGTGACCGACCCGCGCATCGACGGCGTGATCCTGACCGGCTCGGTGGAGACCGCGCGCCGCTTCCTCGAATGGCGGCCCGACCTGCGGCTCTTCGCGGAGACCAGCGGCAAGAACGCGATGATCGTCACCGCGCTGGCCGACCGCGACCAGGCGATTCGCGATCTGGTGCGCTCCGCCTTCGGCCACGATGGGCAGAAGTGCTCGGCCGCGAGCCTGGCGATCTGCGAGGCCGAGGTCTACGACGACGCCACGTTCCGCCGCCAGCTTCGTGACGCGGCCTCGAGCCTCGCGGTGGGCAGCGCGTGGGAGCCGGCGAGCCGCATCACCCCGCTCACCCAGCCGCCCGGCCGGGCGCTGACCCGCGCGCTCACGACCCTGGACGAGGATGAGGAGTGGCTGCTCGAGCCGCGCCGGCTCGACGGCGAGGCGCCGCTCTGGTCGCCGGGCATCAAGCTGGGCGTGCGCCGCGGCTCCTTCTTCCATCGCACCGAGTGCTTCGGCCCGGTGCTGGGCCTCATGCGGGCGACCGATCTCGACGACGCCATCATTCTGGCCAACGACCAGCCGTTCGGGCTGACGAGCGGGCTGCAGTCGCTCGACGATCGCGAGGTCGCCCGCTGGCTGGACCGGATCGAGGCCGGGAATCTCTACGTGAATCGCTCGATCACCGGCGCCGTCGTGGGCCGCCAACCCTTCGGCGGCTGGAAGGCGTCGTCGGTGGGCCCGGGCGCCAAGGCCGGCGGGCCGAATTACGTGCTGCAGCTCGGGCAGTGGCGACCGCACGCGCGGCCGTCCGAGAGCGCCCCGCTGTCGCCGGAGGTCGAGGCGCGGCTCGCGCGCGGTCTCGACGCCCTGGCCGACGAGGAATCGCGCGCGATGCTGCGGGCCAGCGCGGCCAGCTACGCGGCGGCCTGGCGCGATCACTTCGGGCGCGAGCACGAGCCGATTCCGCTGCTGGGCGAGCGCAATGTCTTCCGCTATCGCGCCTGCCGGCGCATCGTCGTGCGCGCCGAGATCGCGACGCCGGCGGGTCGGCTGGCGCTCGCGCAGGTCCTGGTCGCGGCGCGGACCTGCGGCGTGCCCGTCGAGATCAGCGTGGCCGGCGGTCGGCTCGATTCGTGGGTCGGGGGCGAGGATGATCCGACCGGAACGATCGAGAGCGAAGCCGAGCTGGCCACCCGCCTCGCCTCCGCGACGATCGAGCGGCTCCGCGCGCTGACGCCGCTGACATCGGCGACGCGGGCCGCCGCCCACGCCGCGAGCGTGACGGTGCGGGATGGGCCGGTGCTGGGCGCGGGCCGGCTCGAGCTGCGCGCCTATCTCCGGGAGCAGACGGTCTCCCGCGTCGTGCACCGCTACGGCACCGTGATGGAGCCCGCGGAGGGATCGTGGCCGCTCGCGTGA
- a CDS encoding alcohol dehydrogenase catalytic domain-containing protein, with translation MRALVLDTFDGPFVARDVPTPAIGPHETLVRVRNVGVCGTDVKIRGGRMGLGVIPLIMGHEIAGEVAEVGSEVRGFAPGDRVVVNFYVTCGRCQFCRVGRDTLCPEVRQHGFSIDGGFAEYVKTPGVNLCKVPDHVSLESACILGDAVATSYHAITRRAQVRPGTTLALIGVGGVGLHALQMAKLAGGWVIAIDVNDARLEMARSLGADALVDARSGPFHDTVRRLTGGQGVDVVLELVASPQTLPSSYASVKRAGRLVFVGYTPGLPLPVMPHELVRNELEIVGSRANTKQELQETMELVGRGRIKPIVDRVIALDAIEEAFTALREGRPVGRNVLAI, from the coding sequence ATGCGCGCCCTCGTCCTGGACACCTTCGACGGCCCCTTCGTGGCCCGCGACGTCCCCACCCCCGCGATCGGCCCGCACGAGACGCTGGTCCGGGTGCGCAACGTCGGCGTCTGCGGGACCGACGTGAAGATCCGCGGCGGACGGATGGGGCTCGGCGTGATCCCGCTGATCATGGGCCACGAGATCGCGGGCGAGGTCGCCGAGGTCGGCAGCGAGGTGCGCGGCTTCGCGCCGGGCGATCGCGTGGTCGTGAACTTCTACGTGACCTGCGGCCGCTGCCAGTTCTGCCGGGTGGGCCGTGACACCCTCTGTCCCGAGGTGCGGCAGCACGGCTTCAGCATCGACGGCGGCTTCGCGGAGTACGTCAAGACTCCCGGCGTCAATCTCTGCAAGGTGCCCGACCACGTCTCGCTGGAGTCGGCGTGCATCCTGGGCGACGCGGTCGCGACGTCATACCACGCGATCACCCGGCGCGCGCAGGTACGGCCGGGCACCACCCTGGCCCTGATCGGCGTGGGCGGCGTGGGCCTGCACGCGCTCCAGATGGCCAAGCTGGCCGGCGGCTGGGTGATCGCGATCGACGTCAACGACGCGCGCCTCGAGATGGCACGGAGCCTCGGCGCCGACGCGCTGGTGGACGCGCGCAGCGGGCCCTTCCACGACACGGTGCGCCGGCTGACCGGCGGCCAGGGGGTGGACGTGGTGCTGGAGCTCGTCGCGAGCCCGCAAACCCTGCCCTCGAGCTACGCGAGCGTGAAGCGGGCCGGGCGGCTGGTCTTCGTCGGCTACACGCCCGGGCTGCCGCTGCCGGTGATGCCGCACGAGCTGGTGCGCAACGAGCTGGAGATCGTCGGCTCGCGCGCCAACACCAAGCAGGAGCTGCAGGAGACGATGGAGCTGGTGGGCCGCGGCCGCATCAAGCCGATCGTGGACCGCGTGATCGCGCTGGACGCGATCGAAGAGGCCTTCACCGCGCTGCGCGAGGGGCGGCCCGTCGGGCGGAACGTGCTGGCGATCTAG
- a CDS encoding MaoC family dehydratase — protein MPVADAVGVGQELPSLVKEMSQRRIDVYSGVRPRSIHTDEAWAHQKGFRTTLAQGMMSTAFASEMMTRLLGEGFVRGGTLSMAFIKPVYAGDRLTVRGVVKETRPEGGRTRVVVEVWCENQHGEKTAVGTASGLIPA, from the coding sequence ATGCCGGTCGCTGATGCGGTCGGGGTCGGGCAGGAGCTGCCGTCGCTCGTGAAGGAGATGTCGCAGCGGCGGATCGACGTCTACTCGGGCGTGCGGCCGCGCTCGATCCACACCGACGAGGCGTGGGCGCACCAGAAGGGCTTCCGCACCACCCTGGCGCAGGGCATGATGTCGACCGCCTTCGCCTCCGAGATGATGACGCGGCTCCTGGGCGAAGGCTTCGTCCGGGGCGGCACGCTGTCGATGGCCTTCATCAAGCCGGTGTACGCGGGCGACCGCCTGACCGTGCGCGGCGTGGTGAAGGAGACGCGGCCCGAGGGCGGGCGCACGCGCGTCGTCGTCGAGGTGTGGTGCGAGAACCAGCACGGCGAGAAGACGGCGGTCGGCACCGCCTCGGGCCTGATCCCCGCGTAG
- a CDS encoding MaoC family dehydratase: MTEFPRLTYEALTVGEQFVSDTHLVTPEDIEAYAFAVDDHHPWFTEDSPFGGPVAHPTLMANQALHLRHSKYIVHAGLHARMEFNFLEPMRPGMRVRSRGTVVDKYERRGRQYMVTEYVTEDEHGTPLVRGQFTQMLIPEGTRHAGR, from the coding sequence ATGACCGAATTTCCCAGGCTCACGTACGAGGCGCTGACGGTGGGCGAGCAGTTCGTGTCCGACACGCACCTGGTCACGCCGGAAGACATCGAGGCCTATGCCTTCGCGGTGGACGACCACCATCCCTGGTTCACCGAAGACTCGCCCTTCGGGGGCCCGGTCGCGCATCCGACCCTGATGGCCAACCAGGCGCTCCACCTGCGCCACAGCAAGTACATCGTGCACGCCGGGCTGCACGCCAGGATGGAGTTCAACTTCCTCGAGCCGATGCGGCCGGGCATGCGGGTGCGCTCGCGTGGGACCGTCGTCGACAAGTACGAGCGCCGCGGGCGGCAGTACATGGTCACCGAGTACGTCACCGAGGACGAGCACGGCACGCCGCTCGTGCGCGGGCAGTTCACCCAGATGCTGATCCCGGAGGGCACCCGTCATGCCGGTCGCTGA
- a CDS encoding LLM class flavin-dependent oxidoreductase: MRIGVLIPTRGAVMESARRPPVETCWTMARRADQAGYDAVWVGDSIVAKPRLDAVTTLAYLAGITTRVRLGTAVLLPALRHPVVLAQQIANIDQISQGRLLLGLGVGWSLPSAEREWAACGANHKARVRRLEEHIDIWRRLWTGEPVTHQGSDLDLVDHTIGPLPWRSEGPPILITAGNRGELLPAQFERFGRLGDGIITTYVNFEEIPVIRERAREALARHGRPRADFPLVVYTTVRLDDDVATAQRVTTDFLATYYGGGVHERGAMGLGPAAVVLDVMARYAAVGVTDLCIRFIGNDQLAQLERFTREVLPHVK, translated from the coding sequence ATGCGTATCGGCGTCCTCATCCCGACCCGCGGCGCGGTGATGGAGTCGGCCCGGCGGCCGCCCGTGGAGACCTGCTGGACCATGGCCCGGCGGGCCGACCAGGCCGGCTACGACGCGGTCTGGGTCGGCGATAGCATCGTGGCGAAGCCGCGGCTCGACGCGGTGACGACGCTGGCCTATCTGGCCGGGATCACCACGCGCGTGCGTCTCGGCACGGCGGTCCTGTTGCCCGCGCTGCGCCACCCGGTGGTGCTGGCGCAGCAGATCGCCAACATCGATCAGATCTCTCAGGGGCGGCTCCTGCTCGGACTGGGGGTCGGCTGGAGCCTGCCGAGCGCCGAGCGCGAATGGGCCGCGTGCGGGGCCAACCACAAGGCGCGCGTGCGCCGGCTCGAGGAGCATATCGACATCTGGCGCCGGCTCTGGACCGGCGAGCCGGTGACGCATCAGGGCTCCGATCTGGACCTGGTGGATCACACGATCGGCCCGTTGCCGTGGCGGAGCGAGGGCCCGCCGATCCTGATCACCGCGGGCAACCGGGGCGAGCTGCTGCCCGCGCAGTTCGAGCGCTTCGGGCGGCTGGGCGACGGCATCATCACGACCTACGTGAACTTCGAGGAGATCCCGGTCATCCGCGAGCGGGCGCGGGAGGCGCTGGCGCGGCATGGGCGGCCTCGCGCGGACTTCCCGCTGGTCGTGTACACCACCGTGCGTCTGGACGACGACGTGGCCACCGCCCAGCGCGTGACCACGGACTTCCTGGCCACCTACTACGGCGGCGGCGTGCACGAGCGCGGCGCGATGGGGCTCGGCCCGGCGGCGGTGGTGCTCGACGTGATGGCTCGCTACGCGGCAGTCGGGGTGACCGACCTGTGCATCCGCTTCATCGGCAACGATCAGCTGGCGCAGCTGGAGCGCTTCACCCGCGAGGTGCTACCGCACGTCAAGTAA
- a CDS encoding MFS transporter translates to MKSLRASVVLTSLARIASAFSIPQPGESLPGSSPALSGAPAPGPAPAAPGRLAAPGRPLRRSLNAAVAEGAFAEVFGACATGAVITGWALYLGASAALIGLLGALPLGAQVASLPAAWFTSSRSRKAVALWAVGISRMTFLPLLALPTLDATPATKLHLFLAIVAISTVASVIGNTAWAAWMGDLVPERLRGRFFGRRTIFLSIAGTLTSIGAAILLDRLAPLGWTGAALSGLTAAACLAGVASVSLMLRQHEPHAAAEPSVPAWQALRLALRDRRARPFLGYLLAWNAAVGISASFFAYHMLTNLKTGFLVVAAHGVGVAVVRILSARFWGHAVDRIGAGPVLIFCSFGIAAVPLTWFFVTPERLWPIAVDAGFAAFLWAGHGIAAFDLTIGLAPRASRPIYLAAFATAGGLGFGAASIAAGQLAALIPLHFELLGEVWTNLHVLFLLSAIGRLASAGLSLRLHDPGARGTVPELVAALADRLGIGVVRPYLPVLARIHRR, encoded by the coding sequence GTGAAGTCGCTCCGTGCTTCCGTCGTCCTCACGTCGCTGGCCCGCATCGCTTCCGCCTTCTCGATCCCCCAGCCGGGCGAGTCACTCCCCGGGTCGAGCCCCGCGCTGTCGGGCGCGCCGGCCCCGGGTCCGGCTCCGGCCGCTCCCGGGCGGCTCGCGGCACCGGGGCGCCCGCTGCGCCGCTCGCTCAACGCGGCGGTGGCCGAGGGCGCGTTCGCCGAGGTCTTCGGCGCGTGCGCCACCGGCGCGGTCATCACCGGCTGGGCGCTCTACCTGGGCGCGAGCGCGGCGCTGATCGGCCTCCTGGGCGCGCTGCCGCTCGGCGCCCAGGTCGCGAGCCTGCCCGCCGCGTGGTTCACCAGCTCCCGCAGCCGCAAGGCGGTCGCGCTGTGGGCGGTCGGCATCTCGCGCATGACGTTCCTGCCCCTGCTCGCCCTGCCGACGCTCGACGCGACGCCGGCCACCAAGCTCCACCTCTTCCTGGCCATCGTCGCGATCAGCACGGTCGCCAGCGTCATCGGCAATACCGCGTGGGCGGCGTGGATGGGCGACCTCGTGCCGGAGCGCCTGCGCGGGCGATTCTTCGGACGCCGGACGATCTTCCTCAGCATCGCGGGCACGCTGACGTCGATCGGGGCTGCGATCCTGCTGGACCGCCTGGCCCCGCTCGGCTGGACCGGCGCCGCGCTGTCCGGCCTCACCGCCGCGGCCTGCCTGGCCGGCGTGGCCAGCGTGTCCCTGATGCTCCGCCAGCACGAGCCGCACGCGGCCGCCGAGCCCAGCGTCCCGGCCTGGCAGGCGCTGCGCCTCGCCCTGCGCGATCGGCGCGCGCGGCCGTTCCTCGGCTACCTGCTCGCGTGGAACGCGGCGGTCGGCATCTCGGCCAGCTTCTTCGCCTACCACATGCTGACGAACCTCAAGACCGGCTTCCTCGTCGTCGCCGCGCACGGCGTGGGCGTCGCGGTGGTGCGCATCCTCTCGGCGCGGTTCTGGGGCCACGCGGTGGATCGTATCGGCGCGGGACCCGTGCTGATCTTCTGCTCGTTCGGCATCGCGGCGGTTCCGCTCACCTGGTTCTTCGTCACGCCGGAGCGCCTGTGGCCCATCGCGGTGGACGCCGGCTTCGCCGCGTTCCTCTGGGCCGGCCACGGCATCGCCGCCTTCGACCTGACGATCGGGCTGGCCCCGCGCGCGTCGCGACCGATCTACCTGGCCGCCTTCGCCACCGCCGGCGGTCTCGGCTTCGGCGCGGCCTCGATCGCCGCCGGGCAGCTCGCCGCGCTCATCCCGCTGCACTTCGAGCTGCTCGGCGAGGTGTGGACCAACCTCCACGTGCTCTTCCTGCTCTCCGCGATCGGCCGCCTCGCCTCCGCCGGGCTCTCGCTCAGGCTGCACGATCCGGGCGCGCGGGGCACCGTCCCCGAGCTGGTGGCCGCCCTCGCCGACCGCCTCGGCATCGGCGTCGTGCGCCCCTACCTGCCCGTCCTGGCGCGCATCCACCGCCGCTAG
- a CDS encoding xanthine dehydrogenase family protein molybdopterin-binding subunit: MSDPVTIQKFAMGQSVSRVEDPRLVQGLGRYSDDVNLPRQAYAVVVRSPHAHARVVAIETAAARQSPGALAVLTGAELAADGVGHLPTDATRKRRDGSPAFTPPRPALARDRVRHVGDPVALVVAASPEAAADAADLVVVDYAPLPAVTGAERATRPGAPAVWDEAPDNVAFVWEAGSRDTVARAFAQAAHVTHLDFVVTRVAAAPLEPRAAVGDFDRRSGRYTLYTGIQGPHGLRAQLAEQILRVPHGQVRVVTDEVGGSFGMRSGMYPELVLVLWAAKRLGRPVKWTSTRREGFVSDEPGRDNVSAAELALDARGRFLALRVALKVDIGAYLTPRSAGPATNNVGGLAGTYTTPAIHIESTGVYTNTTPTGPYRGAGRPEATYAIERVIDVAARELGIDPIELRRRNLIPPSAMPFKTGLVFTYDCGEFERVMTMALTRSDRAGFERRRAEARARGKLLGLGLANPIEVAGGPYTSVNPDTAELRINPDGSVSLFAGTTSMGQGNETAFAQIVSDRLGVPPERIQVFWGDSDALGAGRGNGGSGAISVGGAAVLRATERVVERGRRLAAHLLEAAAEDVTLRDGRFVVAGTDRDVAWSRVARAAYQRTQPAGLEPGFSETATFTPPSVTFPNGCHVCEVEIDPDTGAVRVVRYTVVDDVGRMINPLLVKGQIHGGAVQGLGQGLAEVLAYDEAGQVLAGSFMDYAMPRADDVPSFDVDAHEVPTRVNPLGAKGVGEAGTVGALPALLNAVNDALAPLGVRHLDMPASPERVWQAIRVAGRVV, encoded by the coding sequence ATGAGCGATCCCGTGACGATCCAGAAGTTCGCGATGGGCCAGTCGGTGTCTCGCGTCGAAGATCCCCGCCTCGTCCAGGGCCTCGGCCGCTACTCCGACGACGTGAACCTGCCGCGCCAGGCCTACGCGGTGGTGGTCCGCTCCCCGCACGCCCACGCGCGCGTCGTCGCCATCGAGACCGCCGCCGCGCGGCAGTCGCCCGGCGCGCTCGCGGTGCTGACCGGCGCCGAGCTCGCGGCCGACGGCGTCGGCCACCTCCCGACCGATGCCACCCGCAAGCGCCGCGACGGCTCGCCCGCGTTCACGCCGCCGCGGCCGGCGCTGGCGCGCGACCGCGTCCGCCACGTCGGCGATCCGGTCGCTCTGGTGGTCGCCGCGAGCCCGGAAGCCGCCGCGGACGCCGCCGACCTCGTGGTCGTCGACTACGCGCCCTTGCCCGCGGTGACCGGCGCGGAGCGCGCCACGCGCCCCGGCGCGCCCGCGGTCTGGGACGAGGCGCCCGACAACGTGGCCTTCGTCTGGGAGGCGGGCTCGCGCGACACGGTGGCGCGCGCCTTCGCCCAGGCCGCGCACGTCACCCATCTCGACTTCGTGGTGACGCGGGTGGCCGCGGCGCCGCTCGAGCCGCGTGCGGCGGTGGGCGATTTCGACCGGCGCAGCGGGCGCTACACGCTCTACACCGGCATCCAGGGCCCGCACGGCCTGCGCGCGCAGCTGGCCGAGCAGATCCTCCGCGTGCCGCACGGGCAGGTGCGCGTGGTGACCGACGAGGTCGGCGGCAGCTTCGGCATGCGCAGCGGCATGTATCCGGAGCTGGTGCTCGTGCTCTGGGCCGCGAAGCGCCTCGGCCGCCCGGTGAAGTGGACGTCGACCCGACGCGAAGGCTTCGTCAGCGACGAGCCCGGCCGCGACAACGTGTCGGCCGCCGAGCTGGCCCTCGATGCGCGCGGCCGCTTCCTCGCCCTGCGCGTCGCGTTGAAGGTCGACATCGGTGCTTACCTCACGCCGCGCAGCGCCGGCCCGGCCACCAACAACGTGGGCGGGCTCGCCGGGACGTACACCACCCCGGCCATTCACATCGAGAGCACCGGCGTGTACACGAACACCACGCCCACCGGTCCCTACCGCGGCGCCGGCCGGCCCGAGGCCACCTACGCGATCGAGCGGGTGATCGACGTGGCGGCGCGCGAGCTGGGGATCGATCCCATCGAGCTGCGCCGGCGCAATCTCATCCCGCCCTCCGCGATGCCGTTCAAGACCGGGCTCGTGTTCACCTACGACTGCGGCGAGTTCGAGCGGGTGATGACGATGGCCCTGACCCGGTCCGACCGCGCCGGCTTCGAGCGCCGCCGCGCCGAGGCGCGGGCGCGCGGTAAGCTGCTCGGCCTCGGCCTCGCGAATCCGATCGAGGTGGCGGGCGGCCCGTATACCTCGGTCAATCCCGACACCGCGGAGCTGCGGATCAATCCCGACGGCTCGGTCTCGCTCTTCGCGGGGACGACGTCGATGGGCCAGGGCAACGAGACCGCGTTCGCCCAGATCGTCAGCGATCGGCTCGGGGTGCCGCCCGAGCGCATCCAGGTCTTCTGGGGCGACAGCGACGCGCTGGGCGCGGGCCGCGGCAACGGCGGATCGGGCGCGATCTCGGTGGGCGGCGCCGCGGTGCTCCGCGCCACCGAGCGCGTCGTCGAGCGCGGCCGCCGCCTGGCCGCGCACCTGCTGGAGGCCGCGGCCGAGGACGTGACCCTGCGCGACGGGCGGTTCGTCGTCGCGGGCACCGATCGCGACGTCGCGTGGAGCCGCGTCGCGCGCGCCGCGTATCAGCGCACTCAGCCGGCCGGCCTCGAGCCCGGCTTCAGCGAGACCGCGACGTTCACGCCGCCGTCGGTCACGTTTCCCAATGGCTGCCACGTCTGCGAGGTCGAGATCGATCCCGACACCGGCGCGGTGCGCGTGGTCCGCTACACCGTCGTGGACGACGTCGGGCGCATGATCAACCCGCTGCTCGTGAAGGGCCAGATCCACGGCGGCGCCGTCCAGGGCCTGGGTCAGGGCCTCGCCGAGGTGCTCGCCTACGACGAGGCCGGACAGGTCCTCGCCGGCTCGTTCATGGACTACGCGATGCCGCGCGCCGACGACGTGCCGTCCTTCGACGTCGACGCCCACGAGGTGCCGACGCGGGTCAACCCGCTGGGCGCCAAGGGCGTGGGCGAGGCCGGCACGGTGGGCGCGCTGCCCGCCCTGCTCAACGCGGTCAACGACGCGCTCGCCCCCCTCGGCGTGCGGCACCTGGACATGCCGGCGAGCCCCGAGCGGGTCTGGCAGGCGATCCGGGTCGCCGGGCGCGTCGTGTAA
- a CDS encoding response regulator, producing the protein MALQSTVSTSAGRILVVDDDKRARDFIVSSLRADGHEVDASSTGLEALRMLGRSWYDLIVSELRMPELDGPSLYSEVTRRWPSPPPMLFVSGLGNTSAYDGFLEVIRAPLLTKPFRSGSLRRIIKRLLE; encoded by the coding sequence ATGGCCCTCCAATCGACCGTGAGCACGAGCGCCGGACGAATCCTGGTCGTCGACGATGACAAGCGGGCGCGCGACTTCATCGTCTCGAGCCTGCGCGCCGACGGCCACGAGGTGGACGCCAGCAGCACCGGGCTCGAGGCCCTCCGCATGCTCGGCCGCAGCTGGTACGACCTGATCGTGTCCGAGCTGCGCATGCCCGAGCTGGACGGGCCCAGCCTCTACTCGGAAGTCACGCGCCGCTGGCCGAGTCCCCCGCCCATGCTCTTCGTCTCCGGCCTCGGCAACACCTCCGCCTACGACGGCTTCCTCGAGGTCATTCGCGCGCCGTTGCTGACCAAGCCGTTCCGGAGCGGATCGCTTCGCCGGATCATCAAGCGCCTGCTCGAGTAG